The Bicyclus anynana chromosome 4, ilBicAnyn1.1, whole genome shotgun sequence genome window below encodes:
- the LOC112054693 gene encoding cytochrome P450 6k1-like — protein sequence MLLVLIFVCTFLIFIYLNGKYNENYWTRRGVTFHKKNKVMGVFWDFLTTPRSFFENLCDIYKEYPNEPAVGVGSFFTPCLYVPDPVNIQHVLASDFASFNHRGVDPNEGDVLAGTILFLSGKKWKLIRQSMTPLFTSTKLKSMYYIIDKSAQDFVVHLKDNPKLLKGDAFSTLSTFCCAAVGAAVFGVTTHSIFDSPFLTVARKAFKPTLVRNIKFAIANLSPSIFKYLNINFFKEFEDFFINAIKQVVRHRENEDVKRHDFADICVSLQRSGKLVDPETGYELEPTDEVLAAQAFFFFVAGVEPTAAAIFATLVELGKHPEIQQKVHEEIDRAFEENDSKMSYDTVANMKYLDMVVCEAMRLHTPIGFLTRKCIRDTVLPNGNIKIEKGTKILTALYELHHDSKYYPDPEVFKPERFSRENKNSAMDLTYMPFGKGNRNCVGMRYAQLQVKAGLLYLLRHFTVKTIVNNNLPKYRKDQVQVRLNNVDVEFSPRN from the coding sequence ATGTTGCTGGTTCTGATATTTGTGTGCACTTTTctgatattcatttatttaaacggCAAATACAATGAAAATTACTGGACGAGACGTGGAGTCACCTTTCACAAGAAAAATAAGGTCATGGGAGTCTTTTGGGACTTTCTGACAACGCCTCGATCGTTTTTCGAAAATCTTTGTGACATTTACAAAGAATATCCAAATGAGCCTGCCGTGGGTGTTGGAtctttttttacaccttgtttGTACGTGCCTGATCCTGTCAACATCCAGCACGTATTGGCATCAGATTTCGCGTCGTTCAATCACCGAGGAGTTGATCCAAACGAAGGCGACGTACTAGCGGGAACTATCTTGTTTTTGAGCGGAAAGAAATGGAAATTAATTAGACAGAGTATGACGCCACTATTTACatcgactaaactaaaaagtatgtattacataatCGATAAGAGTGCGCAAGATTTCGTAGTGCATTTGAAGGATAATCCAAAGTTGCTAAAAGGTGACGCGTTTTCGACGCTTTCAACGTTTTGCTGTGCAGCCGTCGGTGCAGCAGTTTTTGGCGTGACAACACACTCTATTTTTGACTCACCCTTTCTAACAGTCGCTCGTAAAGCTTTTAAACCTACACTTGTACGTAATATTAAGTTCGCCATTGCAAACTTATCTCCATCAATATTCAAATATCTGAATATAAACTTTTTCAAAGAATTCGAGGATTTTTTCATCAACGCAATCAAACAAGTGGTTAGACATAGAGAAAATGAGGACGTGAAAAGGCACGATTTCGCAGATATTTGCGTTTCCTTACAACGGAGTGGAAAACTAGTAGATCCCGAGACTGGATACGAGTTGGAGCCAACGGACGAGGTGCTCGCAGCGCAGGCGTTTTTCTTTTTCGTGGCAGGCGTTGAACCTACCGCCGCTGCTATTTTCGCCACATTAGTTGAACTAGGAAAACATCCGGAAATACAACAGAAAGTGCACGAAGAAATCGACCGCGCTTTTGAGGAAAATGATAGTAAAATGTCTTACGATACTGTAGCCAATATGAAATATTTGGACATGGTAGTTTGCGAGGCAATGCGATTGCATACACCTATAGGTTTTCTGACACGGAAATGTATTAGGGACACTGTACTACCGAatggaaatattaaaatagaaaagGGAACAAAGATTTTGACTGCACTATATGAGCTGCATCACGACTCGAAGTACTATCCAGATCCAGAAGTTTTTAAACCAGAAAGGTTTTCACGGGAAAACAAGAACTCTGCTATGGATTTGACTTATATGCCCTTTGGTAAAGGGAACAGGAATTGTGTGGGGATGAGATACGCCCAATTACAGGTCAAGGCTGGCTTACTGTATCTGTTGCGACATTTCACTGTCAAGACTATAGTAAATAACAATCTGCCTAAATATAGAAAGGATCAAGTACAAGTAAGATTAAATAATGTTGATGTAGAGTTCAGTcctagaaattaa
- the LOC112054689 gene encoding cytochrome P450 6B5-like, whose protein sequence is MLAVLLAFISIVVTFIYINGRYNENYWKKRGVAFYKKNKVMGVFWDFMTKPKALFENLCDIYKEYPDEPAVGIGTLFTPTLYVRDPLNIQHVLTTNFKSFNHRGLEPNEDDILAGSILFLNGTKWKMLRQSMTPLFTSAKLKSMYCVMDKSAQEFVLYLKENPKLLKGDTFHNLSTFCSAAIGASVFGVTTKSMFDSPFLDVARRAINTGIVRNIKFTIGNLSQSMFKMLNLNIFKEFEPFFITAIKQIIQQRKLENVKKNDFADICVTLQDNGNLKDTDSGLELEPTDEVLAAQAFFFLVAGVEPTATTMFSTLLELGKHPEIQERLHKEIDEAFEKHGKDISCTVASNMEYLDMVINEAMRLNPPIGFLSRKCVENTVLPVGNIKVDKGTNITLPIYELHHDPKYHPDPETFNPERFSTENKNSIMDTTYMPFGRGNRNCVGMRFAQLQAKSGLIHLLRNFSVNTKILEGGIKYSKEQFQVRVTNVNVELIPRY, encoded by the coding sequence ATGTTAGCAGTGTTATTAGCATTTATATCTATAGTAGTAacgtttatttacataaatggAAGATACAATGAAAATTATTGGAAAAAACGAGGTGTTGCATTCTACAAGAAAAACAAAGTTATGGGTGTGTTTTGGGATTTTATGACAAAACCCAAAGCGTTATTTGAAAATCTTTGTGATATTTACAAAGAGTATCCTGACGAACCTGCCGTTGGAATCGGAACGCTTTTCACGCCAACTTTGTATGTCCGAGATCCGCTGAATATTCAGCATGTACTTACAACAAACTTCAAATCTTTCAACCACAGAGGCTTGGAACCAAATGAAGATGACATCCTTGCTGGTAGTATACTATTTCTGAACGgcacaaaatggaaaatgcTGCGGCAAAGCATGACACCACTCTTCACGTCTGCAAAACTAAAAAGCATGTACTGCGTTATGGACAAAAGTGCTCAAGAGTTTGTTCTTTACCTCAAAGAAAACCCTAAATTATTGAAAGGCGATACGTTTCATAATCTATCAACATTCTGCAGTGCGGCCATCGGAGCTTCTGTATTCGGAGTGACAACAAAATCAATGTTCGATTCACCATTCCTAGATGTCGCCCGAAGAGCAATTAATACAGGAATTGtacgaaatataaaattcaCTATCGGGAATTTAAGTCAATCAATGTTCAAAATGCTTAATCTCAATATATTCAAAGAGTTTGAACCCTTTTTCATCACTGCTATTAAGCAAATCATTCAACAACGCAAGCTCGagaatgtaaagaaaaatgatTTTGCAGATATCTGTGTGACTTTACAAGACAATGGAAACTTGAAAGACACTGATTCTGGTTTGGAGTTAGAACCAACTGACGAAGTGCTAGCTGCTCAAGCGTTCTTCTTTCTTGTCGCGGGTGTAGAGCCTACAGCAACTACAATGTTTTCAACTTTACTGGAATTAGGTAAACATCCTGAAATTCAGGAACGACTCCATAAGGAAATCGACGAAGCATTTGAGAAACATGGAAAAGACATTTCTTGTACCGTCGCTAGTAATATGGAATATCTAGATATGGTGATAAATGAGGCTATGAGACTAAATCCTCCTATAGGTTTCCTATCTCGAAAATGTGTTGAAAACACTGTTTTACCCGTAGGTAATATTAAAGTTGACAAAGGAACTAATATAACGTTACCTATCTACGAACTTCATCACGATCCTAAATACCACCCGGATCCCGAAACGTTCAACCCAGAAAGATTTTCCACAGAGAACAAGAATTCTATAATGGATACTACTTACATGCCTTTTGGTAGAGGAAACAGGAATTGCGTGGGTATGAGATTCGCGCAATTACAAGCCAAATCTGGACTCATTCATTTACTGCGCAATTTTTCTGTCAATACGAAGATATTAGAAGGGGGAATCAAATACAGTAAAGAACAATTCCAAGTTAGAGTAACTAATGTAAATGTTGAATTAATTCCTAGATACTAG